From a single Theropithecus gelada isolate Dixy chromosome 10, Tgel_1.0, whole genome shotgun sequence genomic region:
- the KCNJ4 gene encoding inward rectifier potassium channel 4 produces the protein MHGHSRNGQAHVPRRKRRNRFVKKNGQCNVYFANLSNKSQRYMADIFTTCVDTRWRYMLMIFSAAFLVSWLFFGLLFWCIAFFHGDLEASPGVPGAGGPAAGSGGAAPAAPKPCIMHVNGFLGAFLFSVETQTTIGYGFRCVTEECPLAVIAVVVQSIVGCVIDSFMIGTIMAKMARPKKRAQTLLFSHHAVISVRDGKLCLMWRVGNLRKSHIVEAHVRAQLIKPYMTQEGEYLPLDQRDLNVGYDIGLDRIFLVSPIIIVHEIDEDSPLYGMGKEELESEDFEIVVILEGMVEATAMTTQARSSYLASEILWGHRFEPVVFEEKSHYKVDYSRFHKTYEVAGTPCCSARELQESKITVLPAPPPPPSAFCYENELALMSQEEEEMEEEAAAAAAVAAGLGLEAGSKEEAGIIRMLEFGSHLDLERMQASLPLDNISYRRESAI, from the coding sequence ATGCACGGACACAGCCGCAACGGCCAGGCCCACGTGCCCCGGCGGAAACGCCGCAACCGCTTTGTCAAGAAGAACGGCCAATGCAATGTGTACTTcgccaacctgagcaacaagtCGCAGCGCTACATGGCGGACATCTTCACCACCTGCGTGGACACGCGCTGGCGCTACATGCTCATGATCTTCTCCGCGGCCTTCCTTGTTTCCTGGCTCTTTTTTGGCCTCCTCTTCTGGTGTATCGCCTTCTTCCACGGTGACCTGGAGGCCAGCCCAGGGGTGCCCGGGGCGGGGGGGCCAGCGGCGGGCAGTGGCGGGGCAGCTCCGGCGGCCCCCAAGCCCTGCATCATGCACGTGAACGGCTTCCTGGGTGCCTTCCTGTTCTCGGTGGAGACGCAGACGACCATCGGCTACGGGTTCCGGTGCGTGACGGAGGAGTGCCCGCTGGCAGTCATCGCTGTGGTGGTCCAGTCCATCGTGGGCTGCGTCATCGACTCCTTCATGATCGGCACCATCATGGCCAAGATGGCGCGGCCCAAGAAGCGGGCACAGACGCTGCTGTTCAGCCACCACGCGGTCATCTCGGTGCGCgacggcaagctctgcctcatgtGGCGCGTGGGTAACCTACGCAAGAGCCACATTGTGGAGGCCCACGTGCGGGCCCAGCTCATCAAGCCCTACATGACCCAGGAGGGTGAGTACCTGCCCCTGGACCAGCGGGACCTCAACGTGGGCTATGACATCGGCCTGGACCGCATCTTCCTGGTGTCGCCCATCATCATTGTCCACGAGATCGACGAGGACAGCCCGCTCTATGGCATGGGCAAGGAGGAGCTGGAGTCAGAGGACTTCGAGATCGTGGTCATCCTGGAGGGCATGGTGGAGGCCACGGCCATGACCACCCAGGCCCGCAGCTCCTACCTGGCCAGCGAGATCCTGTGGGGCCACCGCTTTGAGCCCGTGGTCTTCGAGGAGAAGAGCCACTACAAGGTGGACTACTCGCGTTTTCACAAGACCTACGAGGTGGCTGGCACGCCCTGCTGCTCGGCCCGGGAGCTGCAGGAGAGTAAGATCACCGTGCTACCCGCCCCGCCGCCCCCTCCCAGTGCCTTCTGCTACGAGAACGAGCTGGCCCTCATgagccaggaggaagaggagatggaggaggaggcgGCTGCGGCGGCCGCAGTGGCCGCAGGCCTGGGCCTGGAGGCCGGCTCCAAGGAGGAGGCGGGCATCATCCGGATGCTGGAGTTCGGCAGCCACCTGGACCTGGAGCGCATGCAGGCTTCCCTCCCGCTGGACAACATCTCCTACCGCAGGGAGTCTGCTATCTGA